In a single window of the Deltaproteobacteria bacterium genome:
- the pilB gene encoding type IV-A pilus assembly ATPase PilB has product MSSRLGDLLQRRGDLTAEQLARALDQQREQGGALSTHLVRLGFITEEKLLSYLQREYRLPVVDLGSLDVPREVLSVVPQALVLKHHLIPTNLVRSTLTLAMADPSNLMAINEVKFLTGYDVKVAVAAPAALQQAIERYYEANTSYQDVLDQIGNEDVELVRTDDDVDLKDLERATEEAPVVRLVNAVMTDAIRKRASDIHIEPYEKVLRIRFRIDGVLYEIMQPPLRLKNAITSRIKVMANLDIAERRLPQDGRIKMKLSGNKEMDFRVSVLPTMAGEKVVLRLLDKSNLQLDMTKLGFEEQALKNFKDAISKPFGMVLVTGPTGSGKTTTLYSALAELNKVTTNISTAEDPVEFNLVGINQVQMHEEIGLNFAAALRAFLRQDPDVIMVGEIRDFETAEIGIKAALTGHLVLSTLHTNDAPSTVNRLLNMGVEPFLVASSVNIILAQRLARVICAHCKEPNPVGVEVLREMGWTGEPFTPCRGAGCSNCGGTGFKGRIALYEVMPMSDAVREQILAGATALDLKRTAVQEGMKTLRQSGLEKVAEKTSTLEEVLRVTMAD; this is encoded by the coding sequence ATGAGCTCCCGGCTCGGAGACCTCCTCCAGCGACGCGGTGACCTCACCGCCGAGCAGCTTGCGCGCGCGCTCGATCAGCAGCGCGAGCAGGGCGGCGCGCTCTCGACGCATCTCGTGCGCCTCGGCTTCATCACCGAGGAGAAGCTCCTCTCCTACCTCCAGCGCGAGTACCGGCTCCCGGTGGTGGACCTCGGGTCGCTCGACGTGCCGCGCGAGGTGCTGAGCGTCGTCCCGCAGGCGCTCGTGCTGAAGCACCATCTCATCCCGACCAACCTCGTCCGCTCGACCCTCACCCTCGCCATGGCCGACCCGTCGAACCTGATGGCCATCAACGAGGTCAAGTTCCTCACCGGCTACGACGTCAAGGTCGCGGTGGCCGCGCCTGCCGCGCTCCAGCAGGCGATCGAGCGCTACTACGAGGCCAACACCAGCTACCAGGACGTCCTCGACCAGATCGGCAACGAGGACGTCGAGCTCGTCCGCACCGACGACGACGTCGATCTCAAGGACCTCGAGCGCGCCACCGAGGAGGCGCCGGTCGTGCGCCTGGTGAACGCCGTCATGACCGACGCGATCCGCAAGCGCGCGAGCGACATCCACATCGAGCCGTACGAGAAGGTGCTCCGCATCCGCTTCCGGATCGACGGCGTGCTCTACGAGATCATGCAGCCGCCGCTGCGGCTGAAGAACGCCATCACCTCGCGCATCAAGGTCATGGCCAACCTCGACATCGCCGAGCGCCGCCTCCCGCAGGACGGGCGCATCAAGATGAAGCTCTCGGGCAACAAGGAGATGGACTTCCGGGTGTCGGTGCTGCCGACCATGGCGGGCGAGAAGGTCGTGCTCCGGCTCCTCGACAAGTCGAACCTGCAGCTCGACATGACCAAGCTCGGCTTCGAGGAGCAGGCTCTCAAGAATTTCAAGGACGCGATCTCCAAGCCCTTCGGCATGGTGCTCGTGACCGGCCCGACCGGCAGCGGCAAGACGACCACGCTCTACTCGGCGCTGGCCGAGCTGAACAAGGTGACCACCAACATCTCGACCGCCGAGGACCCCGTCGAGTTCAACCTGGTCGGCATCAACCAGGTGCAGATGCACGAGGAGATCGGTCTCAACTTCGCGGCGGCACTGCGCGCCTTCCTGCGCCAGGACCCCGACGTCATCATGGTGGGCGAGATCCGCGACTTCGAGACAGCCGAGATCGGCATCAAGGCGGCCCTCACCGGCCATCTCGTCCTCTCGACCCTCCACACGAACGACGCGCCGTCCACCGTCAACCGGCTGCTCAACATGGGCGTCGAGCCGTTCCTGGTCGCGAGCTCGGTCAATATCATCCTCGCGCAGCGCCTCGCCCGCGTCATCTGCGCGCACTGCAAGGAGCCGAACCCGGTGGGCGTCGAGGTCCTGCGCGAGATGGGCTGGACGGGCGAGCCCTTCACGCCCTGCCGCGGCGCGGGCTGCTCGAACTGCGGCGGCACCGGCTTCAAGGGGCGCATCGCGCTCTACGAGGTCATGCCGATGAGCGACGCCGTGCGCGAGCAGATCCTGGCGGGCGCGACGGCGCTCGACCTGAAGCGCACGGCGGTGCAGGAAGGGATGAAGACGCTGCGGCAGAGCGGGCTCGAGAAGGTCGCCGAGAAGACGAGCACGC